In Spea bombifrons isolate aSpeBom1 chromosome 9, aSpeBom1.2.pri, whole genome shotgun sequence, the genomic stretch cccccaaaaaaaatttaatttcttGAATTCTTGGAACGCAATACAGAATCATGACAAGAAAATGCATATATTGGAAATACTGAGGAATATTACATTGGAGGGATTCATACAAGCGTGTAGCTTAACGGGTCTGTAGAATTTATACTATAccattgtatttcttttatgtATGGGTATATGAGGcaagtgaaaaataattattttatatttttatactttatgcaatatatgtgtaattgaacattcaaaataatatttattcttaattaAGTGTTTGTCACTATGAAAAGGAGGGTaggttataaaatattaaatgtttgaaataaattattacttttatgtttggaTATATAAGGCTGttgcaataataatactaataataataatatttttattattattattattattattttttaatgtttagttgAATGATGCACTATATATCTAATTGAAGATTCacattaataattattgttagGAAAATGTCGCTAAGTAAAGGACGATgctttattaaacattaaatgttaGTAATTAAATATAACCATGCACTTTCCATTTGATTTGTGATTTACAGTACATTAAAAACGAATCTTTAAGAATCTGTTGAGATTACCTTAAGTAAGATAattaatatgtgtttttaaatgtttcatctaAATCAAAGAAGTATGTTAGTGTTAAAGATATGGATTTCATTTTATCTTGAATTTTTTCGAGGTTGCATTATAGTATTTTATACCCACGTGACAGTAACTCCAGTACAAACATCAAGTAATTCATTCAATTAAGAACTAAAATAGTTCCTTCAGAAATGTGAAATTGGATGTCACGTTCTATTTATTCAACACTAAAAGcaaaattgtttaattttaacacatattggtagtggaggagaagaggaccctgcccttgtgagcttacagtctagtagGAGGTTGAACGGGATGAGACAGAAGGTGAGGGGCTGCTTGGGTGAGGATGATTGTACCAAGGGTCAGGAGGAGAGTCATTGACATGGAGATCTCAAAGGTGAGGAGAACAGATGATGTCTTTCAGAATGCAGGTTGAGGTTATCAGGATGGTAATGGTTATggagcagtatatatatatacctagcAGTCTATATTTAATCACGTAATAAGTAAGTCATAGGTCAGATAATCATCTGTTTCTTCAAAGGTGAGATGCTATATCTTAAACcgttatataaaacagaaaagagCATTCCGTTCATCAGGCAGTCATTTTAACTTCATGGTTTTATCTATTCTCTAAAAATGGATTAGAGACTGACACAAGGAAGTTTAACTTCACAGATagagtggtaggtaagtggaacagccttccagcaaatGGAGTTATTTATTGATGAGAAATAGGTTGTGGATTCTTGTAAAGTAAAAGGCATCTCTACCAATTAAATAATAACTAAACACGCTAAAGAAATAACTGTATTTGTTCTATGCAATTCTGTCTGATTAGATACCCGACAGATAGAACCAGATTCACAGCCGTCATCACCATCGGAAATGGACAACACAAACCAGTCAATTGTCACTCAATTCATCATCGTAGGCTTCCCGGAACTCAGCGGAATGCAAGGATCTCTCTTTGTGCTGCTGGgtattatttacatgtttacaaTCAGTGGGAACCTCACAATCATCACTTTGATCTGCACTCATCGTCATCTTCAAGTTCCCCTCTACATCTTTGTCGCCACTCTTTCCTTTCTCGAGATATGGTACACAACGGTGACAATTCCCAAAATGCTTGTTAATCTGATGAATCACAAAACTATCTCATATATCGGGTGTCTTCTGCAAGTCTATTTCCTGCATGTTCTAGGTATTACTGAGACATACCTTCTAACAGCAATGGCCTATGATCGGTATGTGGCCATCTGCAATCCCTTGAGGTATCCATCCATAATGACCAACACATGTTGTTTCCAGTTTGTTGCTAGCTGTTGGGTTCTAGGTTTCTTTGGTCCTTTAACTCAAATCATCTTACTTGCCCGGCTCCCTTTTTGTCATTCAAACAGGATAGAGCATATATTTTGTGACTTTACCCCACTGATGAACTTAGCATGTGCTGACCCATCACTCAATGTCAACGTTGACTTCTTCATCAACACATTCCTTctcttttttgccttcttctgcaTCATCCTGTCCTATATCAAGATAATCATAGCTGTATTAAAGATAAGCACAACCGAGGGACGGAAAAAAGCCTTTTCCACTTGTGGTGCTCATCTTACCgttgttttccttttctttggcAGTGTGGCCTTTGTGTATATCAGACTAACGAAGCATTATCCCATAAACTATTATAGGGTGATGGCTGTGGTTTACTCCGTATTGACGCCAATGTGCAACCCAATCATATATAGCCTACGAAACAGAGAAATTAGGGAAATTCTGGTAAAAAAACTGTCAATATCACCTAACTCAAAATAATGGGTTTTGTAGTAAGAGGtacaaaaagtttatttttacaatgacatattttaataaatttctTCTGAATGTgtgtttactattttttttgttcttgacgTACCCGACACATTATATGACGGTTATAACGTTCGTCGAAAAGAAAATTGAAGTTCAAACTTTTAATTGGacttttgcaattgtgttttaattaaaaaaggacaaTGTTCTTGTAAGGGGTATTCGTGTTTTTCTTACATCACAGCCCTTGGCACTAGCCAATAacaaggtggccctggcactgcTGCTATTGGCCTCATGGTGTAAGGGTGGCTGATGGCTGGTTATGACAGATAACTGAGCATATCCAGCCGGCAGCACCTGACAGAGTAATTTTAAATCGCCGACCCAACTCTACATTTCAAGTTCCTAATAAAGAGTTTGTTTAAGACATGTAGgatgtttttattgcattttttgtcccccccccaccaTCTTCTATTGCCAGTGCTATGGCAACACAGACCTTCATTGCAGCTCCCACATGGGCACCTCATGACTCACTGAGGCTGAGCAACTCAAGGTGGCTTTTTGGGTAAGATAAGTGGATAGTCCCACCTGGGCCTTTCCACTGGGCCTACCCATCCCATTCATGGTTCTACACCTCCATACTCCCAAAATGCGGTAGATTTTACTTAAATACCCCTGAAGATCTGGAAAAATAACCAAACCTACAAATAGGCCCTCACTTGTATTATTGTAAGGAAGTTTtcctttaccaagagggtggtagccAAATGTGGAGTTATGTAAACATGGATGGGAAcatatatggctcctgaatctaagacaaaaccaaTGAAGAAGAAATTGACAGACTAGACGGGTCTGATCTGTCGGCAAATTCTGTCTCTCTTATTTCAGGTGGAAAAGcctgaaaaacaatatttgcaaACAATGTGATAAATATTTAcctacatttctttttattgtaaaagTACGCGACAAACATCTGAGTGCCCCTTATTTGATTGCTTGTTTTCTGTAAGAAGCGATTTTCCCAAGATGTTTAGATCAAGGTCATTTGTGCCTCTAGTGATACAATTAATGTCTAATCCTAAATCCCAAATGAATCAATCCAGTTAACAATAACAAGTATATAAAGAGATACAGTGAATGACTTTGTTATATGGTACAATTACGCTGACGTTTTTAGTTTATCCATTCCTGAGTTTATCCATTAAAATACAattgaatatattaaaacattggATGTTATCCTCCTAAAAAACATAAAGTTTTCTGAAAACCAGTGGTAAGTAGGAAAAATAAGAGCTAGTcttataaacatttttctttctttctttttgtaaaaTGAGCATAGTgaataatctcttttttttcaatagatccaaaaaaacaccatattcTTAGATTATTAATTAGTATTCGATTATTTAACCTTTATGTAAACTctgaattaatataaatatattgttgtgTAGAGTAAATGGTTCTCCAGTTttcagaatattattatttttctttcagaaaacactgtttttacaatacaatatttattaattataataattgtaaattacaatttatttataattatttattcatagaAAGCACAAATTATTAACATGCCTTAAGCCAAAGGAGATGTAATACAACCAGAAAACTCCAAGCCAATATATAAGAAGAGAGATGATGAGGACAAACCATTCTCTCGTTACTCAGTTCGTCATTGTAGGCTTTCCAGATCTCGATGAGATGCAAGGTCTTCTCTTTGCTATGCTGAGTGTTATCTACATGTTTACGATAAGTGGCAACTTCACAATAATCACTCTTATAAGCACTCATCGTCATCTCCATGTCCCACTCTACTTCTTTGTTGCCATTCTTTCCTTCCTGGAGATTTGGTATACAGCTGTCACGATACCCAAAATGCTTACTAATCTACTGAATGAGAAAGTAATCTCCTATGTTGGATGTCTGCTACAAATCTATTTCCTACACTGTCTAGGTATCACTGAGACCTACCTTTTAACAGCAATGGCGTTTGATCGCTACATGGCCATATGTAACCCTTTAAGGTATCCATCCATAATGACCACCACATGTTGTCTACAGCTAGCTGCCTGTTGTTGGGTCACAGGTTTCCTTGGACCCCTAACTCAAATTATCTTGCTTTCCACTCTGTCCTTCTGTGGGTCAAACAAGATAGAGCACATCTTCTGTGACTTCACACCTCTGATGAACTTGGCATGTTCTGACACCTCGCTCAACGTCAACGTAGACTTTGCCATCAATTCATTCCTCCTATTCATTGCCTTCTTCTGCATCATCCTTTCTTACATCAAAATCATATCAGCTGTATTAAAAATAAGCACAAGTGAAGGGCGGAAAAAAGCCTTTTCTACTTGCGGTGCTCACCTTACGGTTGTTCTACTGTTTTTCGGTAGCGTGGCTTTCATGTACGTTAGGTTAACAAACACCTACCCTGCCAATTACGATCGAGTGATGGCCGTTATGTACTCTGTTCTGACACCAATGTGTAATCCAATCATATATAGCCTAAGAAACAGAGAGATAAGAGAACTACTCGGGAAAAAGCTATTAAAATCTCTTCATGGCTCATAAAAAGAACTTCTACTAAAGTGTAAAGTAAATCTTGATTGAAAATTGATTGCTATGTCTATTTGCtggcattttttacattttattagcgGCCCAAAGTATTGTTTCTGTGTGTTCCAAGTGTTAATGGGCCAATTGGTTATTTTCTGATGTCATTATCTATGTCTTTATGTACACTTGCTAGCTCAATATTTATCCGATGTTGTCCAATATGAAGAAATAAACCAGGCGGTAACCCTCAAAAGGTCCAAACTAAAATTagatattatatgtgtgttgtgTCTTACAGTTACCCGTTTCAATTATTTACTTTTGTTAGGATAAAGTATACATTAGGCACTTAGTAGTTTCGAGTTCTGAGTCCACCACAGGTCTCTTGCAAAATGGGACCTTGGTAGAGGAGTCTATTACATATAAAGTAGGGAGCAATATAGATATACCATTACACTagatcttttattttgtatactcATATGTAGTTTTTGCACACATCTAGTATCTAATTTTATTTCTAACCTAATATTTGTAGGTTTCTTCTAAGCATGAATAAACTTAGCAGCAGAAGTAGATGAGTCAGCAGTAGCTTATCACGACCAAACAGGACCAAAGCCAGACTCTGGTTTCCATCATGGAAGTTGTGCCCAAGCTGAGTAGCCTCAACTCTGAAGAGTCTAAACTGGCTCATCAAACACCTAAGAGAACTTGACAGTGCTTTAACACCAAAGTAATATTGTTGAGTTCACTTTGTTGATGCCAGAACAATTTTAAATGGTAAATATCTAAGGAGGACATTATATTTGACATCTTTAATATGTTTGACAGTAAAACTAGACTCCAATTTTAAATCACtattaaaaatgaatggaaGACAAGAGTGAAAATGACCAGCTATTCAGCATCATTATGTGCCATTGTAATAATTCTGTAATGAATGTAGAACTTTTTGTGAAATAGCATTTTATTAAACCATCAACAGTGTTCACTAtcttatattatgttatttgaatttataaaaatgttccaATATGAAGTGTTTTGATCAGTAGGTGCAGCGATACATATCAGAAACAAGTTTTGCCCTTCTTCTAAGGATTTAGCCTTTTTTACCCCTCAGCCCAGCCAATTATTGGTGACAGACATTGAGTGAAATGGGTTGGTCCATGGTTACCATCAAAACACTGAAAGCTTTGTTTGACCCATCATTCACAACTGATGAGCTTGGTTGAGTTCACATTGGGTTTAAGCCCTTGTTGATATTTGGGCTTGATCTACCAAGCTGCTCTTAAACTGAGTCAGACTTCACCTACTGAATCCAAAGATGGTTTGGTTTCCAAAAATTAAAAGTGAATATGGCATTTTACCTTCATGCTCCT encodes the following:
- the LOC128504333 gene encoding olfactory receptor 6N2-like; protein product: MMRTNHSLVTQFVIVGFPDLDEMQGLLFAMLSVIYMFTISGNFTIITLISTHRHLHVPLYFFVAILSFLEIWYTAVTIPKMLTNLLNEKVISYVGCLLQIYFLHCLGITETYLLTAMAFDRYMAICNPLRYPSIMTTTCCLQLAACCWVTGFLGPLTQIILLSTLSFCGSNKIEHIFCDFTPLMNLACSDTSLNVNVDFAINSFLLFIAFFCIILSYIKIISAVLKISTSEGRKKAFSTCGAHLTVVLLFFGSVAFMYVRLTNTYPANYDRVMAVMYSVLTPMCNPIIYSLRNREIRELLGKKLLKSLHGS
- the LOC128505250 gene encoding olfactory receptor 6N2-like: MDNTNQSIVTQFIIVGFPELSGMQGSLFVLLGIIYMFTISGNLTIITLICTHRHLQVPLYIFVATLSFLEIWYTTVTIPKMLVNLMNHKTISYIGCLLQVYFLHVLGITETYLLTAMAYDRYVAICNPLRYPSIMTNTCCFQFVASCWVLGFFGPLTQIILLARLPFCHSNRIEHIFCDFTPLMNLACADPSLNVNVDFFINTFLLFFAFFCIILSYIKIIIAVLKISTTEGRKKAFSTCGAHLTVVFLFFGSVAFVYIRLTKHYPINYYRVMAVVYSVLTPMCNPIIYSLRNREIREILVKKLSISPNSK